One stretch of Actinacidiphila sp. DG2A-62 DNA includes these proteins:
- a CDS encoding RHS repeat-associated core domain-containing protein: MGRPTDWHVLDLDRDPVPGDPYEVKELARKLGAFADDVATALRSVRGLGGDTVIQSWAGLSGDAYREQFGDLPGELDKLERSYRLASGALDNYWPQLETAQADADRALAQGRQARADLDTATSQLNNADAWVKRAQDKSKQYQDDPKPGVPPPSEQDVRDAARNATAAHNAHTTASTAVHDAQARLDAAKELAAQAAGIRDRAASTAEHALHEASDAGIHNKHWWEKAVDWVADHWDDIVAACKVIVAVLGIVVMIIGGPLAWLVLAAAVIVLADTVMKYLQGKASLWDVLFAALDCIPMFKGLTTAGGLLKMARELPTVLKEARTLEGLANSLRKGGAEIRAAARRMAERRCKSDPVDVVSGDMVMSAVDVELPGVLPLVLERHHVSSYRQGRLFGPSWASTLDQRLLVDEQGVRFITEDGTVLYYPVPAPGAPTLPAEGPRWPLTWDGRPGGRMSVARSDTGATLVFRALVDGPPTLLVLDVVTDPHGNRITFEYGADGHPVEIRHDGGYRVGVEATQAMPRRVTGLRLLSHPEQPLLAGYGYDDRGNLAAVEDALGRAARLAYDDHGRITSWQDRNGSSYRYVYDEEGRCVATDGDGGFLTATFTYDTERRRTSHRDSLGAVTVFHYNELLQVVREVDPLGHATEFAWDRYDRPLSSTDPLGATTHRVWDGQGRLLRLTGPDGSATVAEYGSGRHPTRVVESGGAVWEFGYDDHGGVLWSRDPMGAETRYAYDERGHLRSIVDALGGVRRIDTDPAGLPVVVTDATGARTRYAYDAFGRPVAITDPLGATERFGWTAAGQMEWRRTPDGAEERWEYDAEGNLTAHTDPTGARTEHQVTHFDLPTARLAADGSRLEFTHDTELRLTAVVNGLGQRWTYTYDAAGRLIEETDFDGRTLAYGYDAANRLVERVDAEGRVTRHVRDLSGNVTATTRGSGLSETFTYDASHRVRSATDGTTSVEFAYDLMGHVVAETVDGRTVRSTYDLLGRKIERRTPAGVVSRWTYDAEDRPTALASGDHTISFAHDGLGQETERRFGHVVLAQTWDDRRRLTGQRISAPGGLVHSAAFDYRSDDLLTGLTDSRDGERRFSLDVMGRVTAVRARDWSEEYAYDAAGDITRCAGDADRPAAGVREYQRGLLRRAGRTRFSRDASGRVIRREVRLLSGGSRVWEYGWTDGRLTSVTNPVGERWHYRYDAFDRRIAKERLDSDGSVVEAVRFAWDGTVLAEEHHTGRGATTTYEWAADSGLPVAQTTRAPGEGLSQETVNERFFAVVTDLVGAPTELVSEDGVSAWRSRTDLWGGPTGPATSAPTSVTCRLRFPGQYWDEESGLHYNYFRYYDPEVGRFLSPDPLGLDGGPNPHAYVPNPCAWIDPFGLALCRTVPRLEEGDLKQGWKHIDARHITGDHPSGPGDLMPPGTTREQVLKAASKAVRKGRRITPNPAKIMQTFEKKMTVNGFTATYRVSVDSTDGNRIVTFFPVGKSYT; this comes from the coding sequence ATGGGCAGGCCCACGGACTGGCACGTGCTGGACCTTGACCGTGATCCGGTGCCCGGTGATCCGTACGAGGTCAAGGAACTCGCCCGCAAGCTGGGGGCGTTCGCCGACGACGTGGCCACCGCCCTGCGGTCGGTACGCGGCCTGGGCGGGGACACCGTCATCCAGTCCTGGGCCGGACTGTCCGGCGACGCCTACCGCGAACAATTCGGCGACCTGCCCGGCGAACTCGACAAGCTGGAACGCTCCTACCGCCTCGCCTCCGGCGCCCTCGACAACTACTGGCCGCAGTTGGAGACCGCGCAGGCCGACGCCGACCGGGCCCTGGCCCAGGGCCGCCAGGCCCGCGCCGACCTGGACACCGCCACCTCCCAGCTGAACAACGCCGACGCCTGGGTCAAACGCGCCCAGGACAAGTCCAAGCAGTACCAGGACGACCCCAAGCCCGGCGTCCCCCCGCCCTCCGAACAGGACGTCCGCGACGCCGCCCGCAACGCCACCGCCGCCCACAACGCGCACACCACCGCCAGCACCGCCGTCCACGACGCCCAAGCACGCCTCGACGCCGCCAAAGAACTCGCCGCCCAGGCCGCCGGCATCCGCGACCGCGCCGCCTCCACCGCCGAACACGCCCTCCACGAAGCCTCCGACGCCGGCATCCACAACAAACACTGGTGGGAAAAAGCCGTCGACTGGGTCGCCGACCACTGGGACGACATCGTCGCCGCCTGCAAAGTCATCGTCGCCGTCCTCGGCATCGTCGTCATGATCATCGGCGGCCCGCTCGCCTGGCTCGTCCTGGCCGCAGCCGTCATCGTCCTCGCCGACACCGTCATGAAATACCTCCAAGGCAAGGCCAGTTTGTGGGACGTGCTGTTCGCCGCGCTGGACTGCATCCCCATGTTCAAGGGCCTGACCACCGCCGGCGGCCTGCTGAAGATGGCCCGCGAACTCCCCACGGTGCTCAAAGAGGCACGCACGCTCGAGGGCCTGGCCAACTCGCTGCGCAAGGGTGGCGCTGAGATTCGCGCCGCCGCACGGCGCATGGCCGAACGCCGGTGCAAGAGCGACCCCGTCGATGTGGTGAGCGGCGACATGGTGATGTCAGCCGTGGATGTGGAACTGCCCGGCGTCCTGCCCCTCGTTCTGGAACGGCACCACGTGTCGAGCTACCGGCAGGGCCGGTTGTTCGGCCCGTCCTGGGCCTCGACCCTGGACCAGCGGCTGCTGGTCGACGAGCAGGGGGTCCGGTTCATCACCGAGGACGGGACGGTCTTGTACTACCCGGTGCCCGCACCGGGCGCGCCGACGCTCCCGGCGGAGGGACCTCGATGGCCGCTCACGTGGGACGGGCGACCGGGTGGACGCATGAGCGTCGCCAGGTCGGACACCGGTGCGACTCTGGTGTTCCGAGCACTCGTCGACGGTCCACCGACCCTCCTCGTACTGGATGTCGTCACCGATCCGCACGGCAACCGGATCACCTTCGAGTACGGCGCTGACGGACACCCAGTGGAGATCCGCCACGACGGCGGCTACCGCGTCGGCGTGGAGGCCACGCAGGCGATGCCCCGCCGCGTCACCGGACTTCGACTGCTCAGCCATCCCGAGCAGCCGCTGCTGGCCGGCTACGGCTACGACGACCGGGGCAACCTCGCCGCCGTCGAGGATGCCCTGGGACGTGCCGCGCGTCTGGCCTATGACGATCACGGGCGGATCACCAGTTGGCAGGACCGCAACGGGTCGTCGTACCGCTACGTCTACGACGAGGAGGGACGCTGCGTCGCCACCGACGGCGACGGCGGCTTCCTCACCGCCACGTTCACCTACGACACGGAGCGCAGGCGGACGTCCCACCGGGACTCGCTGGGCGCCGTCACCGTGTTCCACTACAACGAACTGCTGCAGGTGGTCCGCGAAGTCGACCCGCTCGGCCATGCCACCGAGTTCGCGTGGGACCGGTACGACCGCCCACTGAGCAGTACCGATCCGCTCGGTGCCACCACCCACCGGGTGTGGGACGGCCAGGGCCGCCTCCTGCGGCTCACCGGTCCTGACGGTTCCGCGACCGTCGCCGAGTACGGCTCGGGACGTCATCCGACGCGCGTCGTCGAATCCGGCGGGGCGGTCTGGGAGTTCGGCTATGACGACCACGGTGGCGTCCTGTGGTCGCGGGACCCGATGGGCGCCGAGACCCGCTACGCCTACGACGAGCGCGGCCACCTGCGCTCGATCGTCGACGCCCTCGGCGGAGTGCGGCGCATCGACACCGACCCCGCAGGGCTTCCCGTCGTGGTCACGGACGCGACGGGCGCCCGGACGCGGTATGCCTACGACGCGTTCGGCAGGCCGGTCGCGATCACCGACCCCCTGGGAGCCACCGAGCGTTTCGGCTGGACGGCGGCCGGGCAGATGGAGTGGCGCCGCACGCCGGACGGTGCCGAAGAGCGGTGGGAGTACGACGCCGAGGGCAACCTGACAGCGCACACGGATCCGACCGGCGCGCGCACCGAGCACCAGGTGACGCACTTCGACCTGCCGACCGCCCGCCTCGCGGCGGACGGATCGCGGCTGGAGTTCACCCATGACACCGAACTGCGCCTGACCGCGGTCGTCAACGGCCTGGGGCAGCGGTGGACCTACACCTACGATGCCGCGGGGCGGCTGATCGAGGAGACCGACTTCGACGGCCGCACGCTGGCGTACGGTTACGACGCCGCGAACCGGCTCGTCGAACGCGTCGACGCGGAAGGCCGGGTGACCCGCCACGTCAGGGACCTGTCGGGCAACGTCACTGCCACCACACGGGGTTCCGGCCTCAGCGAGACCTTCACGTACGACGCCTCGCACCGAGTGCGCTCGGCCACGGACGGCACCACCTCGGTCGAGTTCGCGTACGACCTGATGGGTCACGTGGTCGCGGAGACGGTCGACGGCCGTACCGTGCGGAGCACGTACGATCTGCTGGGGCGCAAGATCGAGCGGCGGACGCCCGCCGGGGTGGTCAGCCGCTGGACGTACGACGCCGAAGACCGGCCCACCGCGCTGGCGAGCGGCGATCACACGATCTCCTTCGCCCACGACGGGCTGGGACAGGAGACCGAACGCCGTTTCGGCCACGTGGTGCTCGCTCAGACCTGGGACGACCGGCGGCGACTGACCGGCCAGCGGATTTCCGCGCCTGGGGGCCTGGTTCACTCCGCTGCCTTCGACTACCGGAGCGACGACCTCCTGACCGGCCTGACCGACAGCCGCGACGGGGAGCGCCGCTTCTCTCTCGACGTCATGGGCCGGGTGACGGCCGTGCGGGCACGGGACTGGTCGGAGGAATACGCCTACGACGCGGCGGGAGACATCACCCGCTGTGCGGGGGACGCCGACCGACCCGCGGCCGGGGTCCGCGAGTACCAGAGAGGTCTGCTGCGCAGGGCGGGCCGCACGCGGTTCTCGCGCGACGCCTCGGGACGGGTGATCCGTCGCGAGGTGCGGCTGTTGTCCGGAGGCTCGCGGGTCTGGGAGTACGGCTGGACGGACGGACGGCTCACCAGCGTGACGAACCCCGTCGGTGAGCGATGGCACTACCGTTACGACGCCTTCGATCGCAGGATCGCCAAGGAGCGGCTCGACTCCGACGGTTCGGTGGTCGAGGCCGTCCGCTTCGCCTGGGACGGCACTGTCCTGGCCGAGGAGCACCACACGGGCCGGGGCGCCACGACGACGTACGAGTGGGCCGCCGACAGCGGGCTGCCCGTCGCGCAGACCACGAGGGCACCGGGCGAGGGATTGTCTCAGGAGACGGTGAACGAACGGTTCTTCGCCGTCGTCACCGACCTGGTCGGGGCGCCGACGGAGCTGGTGTCGGAGGACGGTGTGTCCGCCTGGCGGTCGCGCACCGATCTGTGGGGAGGACCGACGGGCCCCGCCACGTCGGCGCCGACATCCGTCACCTGCCGGTTGCGGTTCCCCGGCCAGTACTGGGACGAGGAGTCGGGACTCCACTACAACTACTTCCGGTACTACGATCCCGAGGTCGGACGGTTCCTCAGCCCCGACCCCCTGGGTCTCGACGGCGGTCCCAATCCGCACGCCTACGTGCCCAATCCCTGCGCGTGGATCGACCCCTTCGGCCTGGCCCTGTGCCGCACGGTTCCGCGTCTGGAGGAGGGCGACCTCAAGCAGGGGTGGAAGCACATCGACGCTCGGCACATCACGGGCGACCACCCCTCGGGGCCGGGTGACCTGATGCCTCCGGGGACCACACGCGAGCAGGTGCTCAAGGCCGCGAGCAAGGCGGTTCGCAAGGGGCGCCGCATCACCCCGAACCCAGCCAAGATCATGCAGACTTTCGAGAAGAAGATGACGGTCAACGGATTCACCGCGACGTACCGCGTGTCCGTGGACTCGACCGACGGCAACCGTATCGTCACGTTCTTCCCGGTGGGGAAGAGCTACACGTGA
- a CDS encoding TetR/AcrR family transcriptional regulator, with product MPDHAPADHPATDRAPADHPAADPAPAGRAPADPAPAGKPPSRRADAARNRRRILEAARTAFAASGSETSMAEIARRSGVGQATLYRNFATRHELLEALLVDEVDEVCAAAATVEGDTPADRLMTWLRRFFQYVTTKRPVVLGLLQHTDTTDPVFQSRGRMLEAARPLFAAARDAHQIADDLDLDQILDLVVAVAKIPGTPEYRGPILETALTALRTRSGSA from the coding sequence ATGCCTGATCACGCGCCGGCCGATCACCCGGCCACCGACCGCGCCCCGGCCGATCACCCGGCGGCCGACCCCGCGCCGGCCGGCCGCGCCCCGGCCGACCCCGCGCCGGCCGGCAAACCGCCCTCCCGGCGGGCCGACGCCGCCCGCAACCGCCGGCGCATCCTCGAAGCGGCCCGCACCGCGTTCGCCGCCAGCGGGTCCGAGACGTCGATGGCCGAGATCGCTCGCAGGTCCGGGGTCGGCCAGGCGACGCTGTACCGCAACTTCGCGACCCGTCACGAACTTCTGGAAGCGCTGCTGGTCGACGAGGTCGACGAGGTGTGCGCCGCGGCCGCGACAGTCGAGGGCGACACCCCGGCCGACCGGCTCATGACCTGGCTGCGCCGGTTCTTCCAGTACGTCACCACCAAGCGCCCGGTCGTCCTCGGGCTGCTGCAGCACACCGACACGACCGACCCCGTCTTCCAGAGCCGCGGCCGGATGCTCGAAGCCGCCCGCCCGCTGTTCGCCGCGGCGCGCGACGCCCACCAGATCGCCGACGACCTCGACCTCGACCAGATCCTCGACCTCGTGGTGGCCGTCGCGAAGATCCCCGGCACCCCGGAGTACCGCGGCCCCATCCTCGAAACGGCCCTCACCGCCCTGCGCACCCGGAGCGGTTCAGCGTGA
- a CDS encoding MFS transporter — protein sequence MSTANAPGPTTGPTPTADPPPPVRRWLVLAICCLSVGVTGINLTIVNVALPSISTDLHASLSSLQWTVSTYSLVIACLLMLSGSMADRFGRKRIFQLGLTLFSAGSLLCGLAPGVGWLIAFVSVQAVGGSMLNPVAMSIIVSVFPDRGERARAIGVWGSVIGITMAAGPVLGGVLVSGVDWRSVFWISVPIGVLAFGLAQAFVPESRAARARAFDPYGQALIVVLFASVIAATIEGPRHGWANPWIVGLVVLAVVALAGILVVEPRRPEPLVDLRYFRSPPFSGANLISLMMTAGLGGFLFLNTLYLQDVRGDSPLRAGVMIIPMALGQAVAANVSGRLVAARRERLPLTLGGALLAAGAFLLVGLTAHTGIVHLLAAYAAFGLGAGMVGPPVSRTAVSGMPLDQVGVAGALASSARQFGSAIGVAVTGSIVAGTGTDFVRSSHPAWAVIGACGLAVLALGTVATSGWAKAAAARNGQRLAGEPAVS from the coding sequence ATGAGCACAGCGAACGCGCCCGGTCCGACGACCGGTCCGACGCCGACAGCCGACCCGCCGCCTCCGGTCCGCCGCTGGCTGGTGCTGGCGATCTGCTGCCTCAGCGTGGGCGTGACCGGCATCAACCTCACCATCGTCAACGTGGCGCTGCCGTCGATCAGCACGGACCTGCACGCCTCGCTCAGCAGCCTGCAGTGGACGGTCTCGACATACTCGCTGGTCATAGCCTGTCTGCTGATGCTGTCCGGCTCGATGGCCGACCGCTTCGGCCGCAAGCGGATCTTCCAGCTCGGGCTGACGCTGTTCTCCGCCGGTTCCCTGCTGTGCGGCCTCGCGCCCGGCGTGGGGTGGCTGATCGCCTTCGTCAGCGTGCAGGCGGTGGGCGGCTCGATGCTCAACCCGGTCGCGATGTCGATCATCGTCAGCGTGTTCCCTGACCGCGGCGAGAGGGCGCGGGCGATCGGCGTGTGGGGGTCGGTGATCGGGATCACCATGGCGGCCGGGCCGGTGCTCGGCGGCGTGCTGGTCAGCGGCGTCGACTGGCGGTCGGTGTTCTGGATCAGCGTCCCGATCGGGGTCCTCGCCTTCGGGCTCGCCCAGGCGTTCGTCCCCGAGTCCCGGGCCGCCCGGGCCCGCGCCTTCGACCCGTACGGCCAGGCGCTGATCGTCGTCCTGTTCGCCTCGGTCATCGCCGCGACGATCGAGGGTCCCCGCCACGGGTGGGCGAACCCCTGGATCGTCGGGCTCGTCGTGCTCGCCGTCGTGGCCCTCGCCGGAATCCTCGTGGTCGAGCCGCGACGCCCCGAACCGCTGGTCGACCTGCGGTACTTCCGCAGCCCGCCGTTCTCCGGCGCGAACCTGATCTCGCTGATGATGACGGCCGGGCTGGGCGGGTTCCTGTTCCTCAACACCCTTTACCTGCAGGACGTCCGCGGTGACAGTCCGCTGCGCGCCGGCGTGATGATCATCCCGATGGCCCTGGGCCAGGCCGTCGCCGCCAACGTCTCCGGGCGGCTCGTCGCCGCCCGCCGCGAACGCCTGCCGCTCACGCTGGGCGGCGCGCTCCTGGCGGCCGGGGCCTTCCTCCTCGTCGGCCTGACCGCGCACACCGGCATCGTGCACCTGCTGGCCGCATACGCCGCCTTCGGCCTCGGCGCGGGCATGGTCGGCCCGCCGGTCAGCCGCACCGCCGTCTCGGGGATGCCGCTCGACCAGGTCGGCGTCGCCGGGGCGCTGGCCTCCAGCGCCCGCCAGTTCGGCAGCGCGATCGGCGTCGCGGTCACCGGCTCGATCGTGGCCGGCACCGGCACGGACTTCGTCCGATCGAGCCACCCGGCGTGGGCCGTCATCGGAGCCTGCGGGCTCGCCGTCCTCGCCCTGGGCACCGTCGCCACCAGCGGCTGGGCCAAGGCCGCCGCCGCCCGCAACGGACAGCGCCTGGCCGGCGAGCCGGCGGTCAGCTGA
- a CDS encoding chitinase, whose protein sequence is MRFAKWAASASALTLATAGAVLALAPDGNAAATSAYSVAPYVDMSNSQEGLLDTAITGHGLKAYTAAFVLGSGCNQIWGDTLPIGNDSFTDPLIAKAKSEGASLIISSGGASGLPLAWTCSTQSAIDAGYQALINDYGVTQLDFDIEGAAVADTAAATRQMQAMKDLKASNPDLKFSVTLPVLASGLTNDGVNIVKAAKNVGVKIDVVNIMTMDYYSGTGTEMGQGSVAAARATLAQMQSVDSSYGYANLGITPMIGKNDDGSTFTLADAQTVVNFAAQNGVGRLAFWAVTRDQACGGNANSLSTCSQISQSQLAFTDAFLQYTGGSGGTTTGGTSTGGSTTGGTTAGTTTGGTTTGGTTTGGTTGGTTCTTAAWSASQVYTGGNTVSWKGHNWKAKWWTQGEEPGTTGEWGVWQDLGPC, encoded by the coding sequence ATGCGCTTTGCGAAATGGGCGGCTTCCGCCTCCGCGCTCACGCTCGCGACCGCCGGCGCGGTCCTCGCCCTGGCCCCCGACGGCAACGCCGCGGCGACCAGCGCCTACTCCGTCGCGCCCTACGTCGACATGTCGAACAGCCAGGAGGGCCTGCTCGACACGGCCATCACCGGGCACGGCCTCAAGGCGTACACCGCGGCCTTCGTGCTCGGCTCCGGCTGCAACCAGATCTGGGGCGACACCCTCCCCATCGGCAACGACTCGTTCACCGACCCACTGATCGCCAAGGCCAAGTCCGAGGGCGCCTCCCTGATCATCTCCTCCGGCGGCGCGAGCGGCCTGCCCCTCGCCTGGACCTGCTCGACGCAGAGTGCGATCGACGCCGGCTACCAGGCCCTCATCAACGACTACGGCGTCACCCAGCTGGACTTCGACATCGAGGGCGCGGCGGTCGCGGACACGGCCGCGGCGACGCGCCAGATGCAGGCGATGAAGGACCTCAAGGCGTCCAACCCCGACCTGAAGTTCTCCGTGACGCTGCCGGTGCTGGCCAGCGGGCTGACCAACGACGGCGTGAACATCGTCAAGGCCGCCAAGAACGTCGGCGTCAAGATCGACGTGGTCAACATCATGACCATGGACTACTACTCCGGCACCGGCACCGAGATGGGCCAGGGCTCGGTCGCCGCGGCGCGGGCCACGCTGGCGCAGATGCAGTCGGTCGACTCGAGCTACGGCTATGCCAACCTCGGCATCACCCCGATGATCGGCAAGAACGACGACGGCTCCACGTTCACCCTCGCGGACGCCCAGACCGTGGTGAACTTCGCCGCGCAGAACGGCGTCGGACGCCTCGCGTTCTGGGCCGTGACCCGCGACCAGGCGTGCGGCGGTAACGCCAACTCGCTGTCCACGTGCAGCCAGATCAGCCAGAGCCAGCTGGCGTTCACCGACGCGTTCCTGCAGTACACGGGCGGCTCCGGCGGCACGACCACGGGCGGTACCAGCACCGGCGGCAGCACCACGGGCGGCACGACCGCCGGAACCACCACGGGCGGTACGACCACGGGCGGCACCACGACGGGCGGCACCACCGGAGGCACCACCTGCACCACCGCCGCGTGGAGCGCCTCGCAGGTCTACACCGGCGGCAACACGGTCTCGTGGAAGGGCCACAACTGGAAGGCCAAGTGGTGGACGCAGGGCGAGGAGCCCGGCACCACCGGCGAGTGGGGCGTCTGGCAGGACCTCGGCCCCTGCTGA
- a CDS encoding snapalysin family zinc-dependent metalloprotease gives MASAQAASKPAASKPAAVKPATVKPAAVITLTYDASRAGKWASAIAQGVQNWNAALHNVRLAPASSSRSANFVYVATSGWPQTTLGPFYPGSGRGEVDLGQEAVTEGYDMTRIAAHETGHIFGLLDDYSGPCSELMSGHGPGTSCTNATPDAAEAAQVDSYYASAPSAAALRPARQRTVVDVWSAQAATPVRVG, from the coding sequence GTGGCCTCGGCGCAGGCCGCCTCGAAGCCGGCGGCTTCGAAGCCGGCGGCGGTGAAGCCGGCAACCGTGAAGCCGGCCGCGGTGATCACCTTGACCTATGACGCCAGCCGGGCCGGCAAGTGGGCGTCCGCCATCGCGCAGGGCGTCCAGAACTGGAACGCCGCGCTGCACAACGTCCGCCTGGCGCCCGCGAGTTCGTCCCGCTCGGCGAACTTCGTCTACGTGGCGACGAGCGGTTGGCCGCAGACGACGCTGGGCCCGTTCTACCCCGGCAGCGGCCGGGGCGAGGTGGACCTCGGCCAGGAGGCGGTGACCGAGGGCTACGACATGACCCGTATCGCCGCGCACGAGACCGGGCACATCTTCGGGCTGCTCGACGACTACAGCGGCCCCTGCTCGGAGCTCATGTCCGGCCACGGGCCCGGCACGTCGTGCACCAACGCCACGCCCGACGCGGCCGAGGCCGCTCAGGTCGACAGCTACTACGCCTCGGCGCCGTCGGCCGCGGCGCTCCGCCCGGCGCGGCAGCGGACCGTCGTGGACGTGTGGTCGGCGCAGGCGGCGACGCCGGTGCGGGTGGGCTGA
- a CDS encoding beta-1,3-glucanase family protein, translated as MVSRRTFVTALGAGAVAAAASSPLWSDSLSPRASAAGASLPISLKNNSGNGTVYAYISGSDSSGWPGFVNSSGRFQRLPSPSSVLTPIPDYSIQLGASGSAATTFTLQDYVIGGRVWFSVGKKIQFFVNPPGGNGGVPGLVQPGFTSSDPNWLTNWTFCEFTYNAANLYANISYVDMVALPISMATTGSGGSQSVDPLPSGALASIASGLQAQHAADGAPWDRLVATDSSGAALRILAPSHSPVDFGGYWSNYVDRVWSYYQSHTLTINGQGSIGSYSGTVSGDTLVFSGLNTNGVPFTKPSAVDIFGCASGPLYNSGGDARGAVAARLAAALNRSSLLVSGGGNQPDGVSPSGYYTDAVTNHYARLVHKYATVGYAFPYDDVGPTGAAPVDGHIQDGAPTSWTISLGPGAGSGTTTPPGGGGTGAYGTIQAESYSAQSGTQTESCSDSGGGQDVGYIANGDWLKYASLDFGSSSPAQFVARLASGAASGVSGAIQVRIGSTTGTKIAEIDFGNNGGWQNWQTVPANVTSSVTGVHDVYLVFASGSSADFVNINWFTFTK; from the coding sequence ATGGTCTCCAGACGTACCTTCGTCACGGCGCTCGGCGCCGGCGCCGTGGCCGCCGCGGCGAGTTCGCCGCTGTGGTCGGACAGCCTGTCGCCCCGCGCGTCGGCGGCTGGCGCGTCGCTGCCCATCTCGTTGAAGAACAACTCGGGCAACGGCACGGTCTACGCGTACATCAGCGGCTCCGACAGCAGCGGCTGGCCCGGATTCGTCAACTCCAGCGGGCGCTTCCAGCGCCTGCCCAGCCCCTCGTCGGTGCTGACGCCGATCCCCGACTACTCCATCCAGCTGGGCGCCTCGGGCTCCGCGGCCACCACGTTCACGCTGCAGGACTACGTGATCGGCGGCCGCGTGTGGTTCTCCGTCGGCAAGAAGATCCAGTTCTTCGTCAACCCGCCCGGCGGCAACGGCGGCGTGCCCGGCCTGGTCCAGCCCGGGTTCACCAGCAGCGACCCCAACTGGCTGACCAACTGGACCTTCTGCGAGTTCACGTACAACGCCGCCAACCTGTACGCGAACATCTCCTACGTCGACATGGTCGCCCTGCCGATCTCCATGGCGACGACGGGCAGCGGCGGTTCGCAGTCCGTCGACCCGCTGCCCTCGGGCGCGCTCGCCTCCATCGCCTCCGGGCTCCAGGCCCAGCACGCCGCCGACGGCGCACCGTGGGACCGGCTGGTGGCCACCGACTCCTCGGGCGCCGCGCTGCGCATCCTGGCGCCGTCCCACTCGCCCGTCGACTTCGGCGGCTACTGGTCCAACTACGTGGACAGGGTGTGGAGTTACTACCAGTCCCACACGCTGACCATCAACGGCCAGGGCAGCATCGGCTCGTACTCCGGCACCGTCTCCGGCGACACCCTGGTCTTCTCGGGCCTGAACACCAACGGCGTGCCGTTCACCAAGCCCAGCGCCGTCGACATCTTCGGCTGCGCCAGCGGTCCGCTCTACAACTCCGGCGGCGACGCGCGCGGCGCGGTCGCGGCCCGCCTGGCCGCGGCGCTCAACCGCAGCTCCCTGCTGGTCAGCGGCGGCGGCAACCAGCCGGACGGGGTCTCGCCCTCGGGCTACTACACCGACGCGGTGACCAACCACTACGCGCGCCTGGTGCACAAGTACGCCACCGTGGGCTACGCCTTCCCGTACGACGACGTCGGCCCCACCGGCGCGGCCCCGGTCGACGGCCACATCCAGGACGGCGCGCCGACCTCCTGGACCATCTCGCTCGGCCCGGGCGCGGGTTCGGGCACCACCACGCCGCCCGGCGGTGGCGGCACCGGCGCGTACGGCACCATCCAGGCCGAGTCGTACAGCGCGCAGAGCGGCACCCAGACCGAGAGCTGCAGCGACTCCGGCGGCGGCCAGGACGTCGGCTACATCGCGAACGGCGACTGGCTCAAGTACGCCTCCCTGGACTTCGGTTCGTCCTCGCCGGCGCAGTTCGTCGCACGCCTGGCGTCCGGCGCGGCGAGCGGTGTCAGCGGCGCGATACAGGTGCGCATCGGCAGCACGACGGGCACGAAGATCGCGGAGATCGACTTCGGCAACAACGGCGGCTGGCAGAACTGGCAGACCGTGCCGGCCAACGTCACCTCGTCGGTGACCGGCGTCCACGACGTCTATCTGGTGTTCGCGTCGGGGAGTTCGGCGGACTTCGTGAACATCAACTGGTTCACCTTCACGAAGTAG
- a CDS encoding DinB family protein: protein MSNETIDRSANPSTPVDGERADLLAMLAKHRHFLRFTTRDLTDEQAALRTTASELCLGGLIKHVTSVENGWARFIVEGPSAMGDASAMTEEDFRRRADEFRMLPGETLAGVLDAYAEQARHTDELVATVPDLGATHPLPKAPWFEPGAHWSVRRVAMHIIAETAQHAGHADIIRESLDGAKSMG, encoded by the coding sequence ATGAGCAACGAGACGATCGACCGCAGCGCGAACCCCTCCACCCCGGTCGACGGCGAGCGCGCCGACCTGCTGGCGATGCTCGCCAAGCACCGCCACTTCCTGCGCTTCACCACCCGCGACCTCACCGACGAGCAGGCCGCGCTGCGCACCACCGCGAGCGAGCTGTGCCTGGGCGGCCTGATCAAGCACGTCACGTCGGTCGAGAACGGCTGGGCGCGGTTCATCGTGGAGGGGCCGTCGGCGATGGGCGACGCGAGCGCGATGACGGAGGAGGACTTCCGGCGCCGCGCCGACGAGTTCCGGATGCTGCCCGGCGAGACGCTCGCCGGTGTGCTGGACGCCTATGCCGAACAGGCCCGTCACACCGACGAGTTGGTGGCCACCGTGCCGGACCTGGGCGCCACGCACCCGCTGCCGAAGGCCCCTTGGTTCGAGCCGGGCGCCCACTGGTCGGTCCGCCGGGTCGCGATGCACATCATCGCGGAGACCGCGCAGCACGCCGGCCACGCCGACATCATCCGCGAATCCCTGGACGGCGCGAAGTCCATGGGCTGA